The Ignavibacteria bacterium genome contains the following window.
TTGGTTTACCAGAGGAGGTGAGAAAGCTCGTTATGATCAACAACCTGTATCAACCTGTGATGCTGTTTTAGCTTGTGCAGAAGCTTATAGAATTACTGGTGATGAAGATTGGTACGAACTATCGAGATTAATATTTGAATGGTTCTTCGGCAAAAACGATCTTGGTTTGCCGCTCTATGATGCAACAACTGGTGGTTGTTATGATGCTTTGCAGATGGATCGTGTTAATCTAAATCAAGGTGCTGAATCAACTCTTAGTTTCTTTATTGCACTTGCACAAATTTATCGAATTGAAAATATGGTAAAAGCTTATGAAAAAATTAAATAGGTTGAAGATTGAGTTTAAATAAAAAGAGGAGAGAAATATGAGTAATTCAAAAGTTGAATTATTCAAGAAATATAAAGATAATCCAATTATTACGATTCAAAATATACCTTACAAATCAAACTCAGTCTTTAATGCTGGTGCAGTAAAATTTGGTGATGAGACAATTCTCTTGATGCGTATAGAGGATATGAGAGGAATATCTCATCTAACAATCGCAAGGAGTAAAAATGGAGTTGATAACTGGAGAATTGATAGAAAACCAACTTTGCAACCAGAACCAGAAAAATTTCCTGAAGAAATATGGGGGATTGAAGATCCAAGGATAACTTTTCTAGAAGAACTAAATAAATATGCAATCACTTACACTGCTTATTCTCACGGGGGACCACTTGTCTCGTTAGCACTGACTGAAGATTTTGAAAAATTTGAAAAAGTGGGCGCTATACTTCCACCCGAAGATAAAGATGCAGCACTTTTCCCTGTTAAGTTTAATAATCGCTGGGCAATGATACACAGGCCTATAATTTCAACTCCTTATTCTGCGGCTCACATTTGGATATCTTTTTCACCTGATTTGTTTCATTGGGGTGAACATAGAATCTTAATTCGTGCTCGAGATGGTGCATGGTGGGATGCCAATAAAATTGGTCTTTCTCCTCCGCCAATTTTAATTCCCGAAGGATGGTTGATACTATATCATGGTGTTAAGAAAACAGCTGGCGGTTCAATTTATAGGCTTGGTCTGGCTTTGCTTGATAAAGAAAATCCTACAAAAGTCCTGCGAAGAAGTGATGAATGGATTTTTGGTCCTCGCGAATTTTATGAGAGAGAAGGTGATGTTGATGACGTTGTTTTCCCTTGCGGTTGGATTGTTGAAGGAGATGAAGTCAGATTGTATTACGGTGCAGCGGATACTTCAATTGCACTTGCGTTTGCTAATCTAAATGAATTGAGAGAATATATTCTGAATTGCCCTGAAGCTGAAGAAGCTAAAAGATGGGGCTGAAACTTTGGAGTATACAATTTTTCAATGTATTAATAATGGTGAACAGCTTTTATTAAGTGCCTTTAAGAAGATTTTAAAAAAGTCAGGTTGAATAAACTCAACCTGACTTTTTTACTTTATCCAATCTGTATTAACTGATGTTCAAATAAATTTATATCAAGGTTTTCAAAAAGATAATCAATCACATTAAGTGAATATTTATTTGCGAAGTAGATAAAATTGATCTCACGTTCCTGCAGATTTTCATCTGGGAACAGAATGTTTGATGTCTTGTAAATTTGCCTGAAGATTATTTCGTTTCTTTTCTTTTGTGCTGCCAGAGCTTTTTCTTTTAGAACACCAAGACTTTGGACTACTTTATTATGGGTGGTTTTAATCACATCTTCTAAGGTTGAATCAATTTTAACAAGATTTTCTTTCAAGTAATTAAAAGGACTTTCTATTTCCTGATAAACTTTCTCAAAAATATTTTGTACTTTTATTTCAGAATTTTTATCTGTGATATTAGTTGCAAGAGTTTCAAGATCATTAAAAAAATCCTGAAGTTTTAATTCATATTTATTTAAAATGTTCTGGACTTTTGCTTCAATTACTGTTGCACTTGCACGGGGGAAAAGAATTGGAGGAGTTAGATTATGAATTGCGTAGTAAGGATAAATTTGAGCATGATAACAAATTTCTGAAGGTCCTGCGATATAGTAAGCAGTTGGAAAAATGAAATCTTGGCAAATGGGTCGTAAAACAACATTTGGACTAAATTTTTCTGGAGTTGAATTTATCTCAGCAATTAATTGATCATAAGTAAATTTTTTTCGTTTTCCTTTTAATCTAAAATCATTACCTGCTGGTTCAATTAAATATCTTCCTCCATCCTCGAAATAAAATAAATTAATAGGTTTAATCTTAACTTGAGCATGATAATTTTCTTCGAGCTTAGCACTTCTTAAAATCAATTCTTCAGAAATAAATTGAGAGTTCTCGATATCCTTTCTAAAAATATTTTTAAGCCAGTCTTTAACCTCAATATCTTGTGGATCAAACACTATTAGACCATATTTATCAAAAAACATCTTCATTAAACCAACGAAACCAGACTTAAAACTCGCACCAGCATAATAAAATTTCTTTACCAGGTTGATTACATCTGACTTGAATTCAGTTTCTCTTAAGGAGGTCGAAATTTTTTCAATAAAACTCTCAATTGTCAA
Protein-coding sequences here:
- a CDS encoding glycosidase; the protein is MSNSKVELFKKYKDNPIITIQNIPYKSNSVFNAGAVKFGDETILLMRIEDMRGISHLTIARSKNGVDNWRIDRKPTLQPEPEKFPEEIWGIEDPRITFLEELNKYAITYTAYSHGGPLVSLALTEDFEKFEKVGAILPPEDKDAALFPVKFNNRWAMIHRPIISTPYSAAHIWISFSPDLFHWGEHRILIRARDGAWWDANKIGLSPPPILIPEGWLILYHGVKKTAGGSIYRLGLALLDKENPTKVLRRSDEWIFGPREFYEREGDVDDVVFPCGWIVEGDEVRLYYGAADTSIALAFANLNELREYILNCPEAEEAKRWG
- the bshC gene encoding bacillithiol biosynthesis cysteine-adding enzyme BshC, with protein sequence MSIKHSEIPINLQLFIDYIENFENVKEFYPTNFRDNEALIKNLENFNKDLEHREKLVQIIKKQYAEENISEKTKQNIDALLSENTFAIITGQQLGILLGPLYTIYKVITSIKLAEQLNELYPELKFVPIFWLEGDDHDFDEVNWIKILDNENSLTKITYEDGLDAETNRGPMGNYQFDLTIESFIEKISTSLRETEFKSDVINLVKKFYYAGASFKSGFVGLMKMFFDKYGLIVFDPQDIEVKDWLKNIFRKDIENSQFISEELILRSAKLEENYHAQVKIKPINLFYFEDGGRYLIEPAGNDFRLKGKRKKFTYDQLIAEINSTPEKFSPNVVLRPICQDFIFPTAYYIAGPSEICYHAQIYPYYAIHNLTPPILFPRASATVIEAKVQNILNKYELKLQDFFNDLETLATNITDKNSEIKVQNIFEKVYQEIESPFNYLKENLVKIDSTLEDVIKTTHNKVVQSLGVLKEKALAAQKKRNEIIFRQIYKTSNILFPDENLQEREINFIYFANKYSLNVIDYLFENLDINLFEHQLIQIG